The Desulforegula conservatrix Mb1Pa genome segment ATCCTTCATACCAGTCTGCAACCTGATCCCTTGAGTGTTCATTGTCATGGCAGTATATGCAGAGAAGTTCCCAGTTGCTGCCATCCGGCGGATTATTGTCATGGTTGTGGTCTTTGTGATGAACAGTGAGTTCCTTGAGTCTTTTTCCGGAAAACTCCCGCGCACATTTTCCACAAATCCATGGGAAAAGCTTCAGAGCCTTTTCCCTGTAAGTTTTTTCTCTTTTTTCCCTTTCTTTCAGAACATCAGAAACAATCTGGTGATGCTTTGCACTGTGGTGAGCTTTTTTTGATGACATTTAAATCTCCTGCATAATCCATTAATTCTGATTCGCATTCAAAGTTCTCTGCAAAATATAGACAGGCACTGCCTTTTAGTCAATTCCAAGGGCTTTCAAACGATGTTTTTTAAGGGAAATAATGCCTTGGCATCAATTGAATACAAAATCTTTAACGATTTCATTATCAAAATAATTGTAGCCCACCAATATTTTTTCATTTTTTTGAAAAATACATAATTAATACGCAAAAAAACTTGGCAAGAAATTTAATGATCCAGATTTTGAAGATAAATTCTTTTGTGGGCAGTATTGAAGTTTTTGAAGTGGTTGGGGAAACTTTTTTAAAAAGTTTCCCCAATTATTTCTGTTTTCTTAAAACAGGCCTGAAACTTTTCCTGTTTTCGGATCCACGTCAATTCTTCTGAACGCTGGATTTGAGCCTGTTCCAGGCATCAGGCTTATTTTGCCAGCGCAAGGACACAGGAATTTAGCACCCGAATATATGAGAACATCTTCTATTGGCAGAGTCCAGCCCTTTGGAACGCCTTTGCGATTAGGATCGTGGGTAAGGCTTAGGTGGGTCTTGACCATCATTGTAGCGTAGTCATCATATTGAGAGTCTGCTTCGAGCATCTTCGCCTTTTTCTCTGCATCCGGCGACCATGATACTCCGTCTGCTCCGTAAACTTCCCGTGCAATTTTATCCACCCTGTCACGAAGTTTCATTTCAAGCGGATAAAGATAATTGAAATGCGTCTCGTCCTCGCATGCGTCTATTACGGCATCAGCAAGCTCGAGGGCGCCTTCGCCTCCTGAAAGCCAGTGGCGTGAAGCAGCGCATCTTGCACCAGCAGCTTCTGCGGCTCGTTTGACCATCTTGATTTCTTCTTCTGTATCAGTATGGAAAACATTAATGCAGACCACAGGATTCATGCCTGATTTTCTTATGGTTCCGATGTGATGGATCATGTTTGCGAGGCCTTTTTCAAGAAGCCCCAGATTTTCTTTTGTATATTCTTCAGGAAGAGCTATCCCTGGAACAACTTTCGGGCCGCCGCCGTGCATTTTCAGCGCTC includes the following:
- a CDS encoding YajD family HNH nuclease, producing MSSKKAHHSAKHHQIVSDVLKEREKREKTYREKALKLFPWICGKCAREFSGKRLKELTVHHKDHNHDNNPPDGSNWELLCIYCHDNEHSRDQVADWYEGSEAGGNNKPSTTFKAFEDLANLLKSKEGGK